DNA sequence from the Paenibacillus azoreducens genome:
CAGATTGATGCGTAGTTTCTCCCTTGCTCTGTGAATCCGGGCGGTTACAGCTTTCTCCTGCATACCCAGCCTTAGGGCAATATCTCGGACTTTCTCCAAGTAAAAATACCTGCGGATAAAAATTTCACGGTCGGGCTCTCCCAGATTCCTTACCAAGTCGTTTATCTCATCCCTTTCGCGCCGTATCATTGCCAGTTCTTCCGCGGAAGGGTAAACTATGTAATCATGTTCCAACGCTTCTTCAAGATACTCGCTTTTTTTCCGTAGCGCATTCAGGGTATGGTTACGAGCGGTTACAGCCAAATATGGCTTCAGCCGATCCCCACGTAGCTGGATTTTTGGCCCGTCTGTCCACAACTTTACGAGAACATCGCTCGTAACCTCCTACACGTCATAAGGATAAATCTCCCCCCTGCCACTTTTGCTACTACAGCGGCTATATAACGCGAATACTTTTCAACAAAAGCTTCAAAGCATAGAGGATCCTTTCTCGATAGTCCTTCCAGTAATTCCTCCCCAAGATGGAAGTCCGTTTAGTAATGGAACTCCATCCGGATAATATTCAACTGAGAGAGAAATCCTTGATTTTATCCTAAATCGTTTCAGAGCCTTCGCCACGGGAACGACAAAGACTCCAATGACAGAAAGCTGTGGAAACCCACGGGGTGTTAAGTTAAATTAGCTTAACGAAGAACCCACCGAAGGCGTCCAACCTCTACGGTGGGTTTGTTTAAAGCTATGGCCAGACAGCGATATTATTCCCCGTTACCGCCAGATGCTGAATAATGATTTTTTAATTGATGTAAAGCTTGGGAACCATGCCGTCGACCAAAAAGAAGAAATAATGTTATGATCTAGAAATATCTTCGCGCCAGTGAGAAAGCAATTAACGGACAACGCAAAGAATTTTGCCTGCTAACACAATAGAAACATTGGCTCTCTAATACTTTATATTTCACCTTCCAGGAAAGCCCGGCCAATGCCGGATGCTACCCATCAAGATCGATCAGCATGGGTCAAGGGTCCATTACACCACGGACAGCCATGCCGGCCGTCAACATTTGCACAGCCTCGCCGTTTCCGAACAGACCGGTACAGCAAATTGTACCGTGAATAAAGAAAAATAAGACGACTATATTTAGAACTACGCTCCCTGTTAACGTAACGCCCCCTCGAAAGACTGAGATCCATTAACTACAAATAAAGAAATCTTATTAGCTACTTCTTCCTTTTTCATGGTGTGATTACCAAGAGTCATTTGCAATGCACCTTCATGAATAATTTGCGCAAAAATCGATACAAACATGTTCTTTTCGTTATCGGTATACATTTGTTCCAAACTCTTCGATAAATATGCCTTCAATTCATTTAGTATTTTTTCTTTCATTTGCGGTAGGACCAAGCCACCATAGCTGCTGCGACATTCAATGTTCGGTTGTTGATAAAAATCAGATACCGCTAAAATGAGTTGATGTATGCTATCCAGATCGAATTTCACAACACCTGAAGTATGCTTTTCGATAGAGGCTGAGGCGAAATCCCCCATAATAAAATCGATTAAATCGTATTTATCATTAAAGTGTGCATAGAATGTAGCCCGATTAACCTGTGCTCCCCTTGTTATATCCGCTATTGTAATTTTTTCAAAATCCTTTTTAGAAGCCAAATTGAAAAAAGCATTAATCAATGATTGTTTCGTTTGTGTCATTCGTATATTCCTTGCTTTTGTGGCCATTTCCTTCACCTCTAACCCAACAATTTATTATTCTTGTGGCTATAGCAACATTCGCACAGGGTTGTTGATTGTTGCATTAAGCCTTTGGCTGTATAGTTTTCATTAAAGCAACACATGTTTCTTTTAATATATCATAGATAAGGAGCTAACGAAAAATGAAAACTATTGTCATTGTTGGTGCAGGTCTTGGATTAGGTTTGTCTCTAGGGAAAAAATTTGGAAAGAATGGTTTTAGGGTAGTGGCCATTGCACGTAATCCTGAGAAATTAGCCATTTTCGAGAGTGAACTTAGAAAACTAAATATTGAAACGCAGTCTTTTGTAGCGGATATTACGGACTTAGCTGCTTTAAAACAAGCCATTCAAGCAGCTAAAAAAGAGTTTGGTTCGATTGATGTACTAGAATTTAGCCCCTATGCCAGGGAGGATAAGTTCACACACGTGCTGGAAACTACGCCTCAAAGTGTATTAGATATTATGAAGAGCTATTTGCTGGCTGGCGTTCTTTCCGTTAATGAGGTTCTACCGGATATGATAAATAACGGTTCTGGTGCAATTTTATTTACAACAGGCGTATCTACTATATTCCCTATACCTTATGCCGGGAATGCCGGAATCGTTGGGGCTGGTATTCGTAATTATGCCGCAAACCTGCACAATGCGTTGAAAGAAAAAGGTGTGTTTGTCGGACATCTTTCAATCGGAGCCATGATACAACCCGGAACAGCAGGGGACCCGGATGTTATTGCTGAAGCTTGGTATAATTTCTATGAGAAAAAGGACCATTTTGAAGAAATATTCCCTCCAGGGCTTGATCCAACTAAAATTCTTGGTGAAAATTAATACGAAAGAGATAAGACAACTATTGAAATGATAGTTGTCTTATCTCTTTTAATGCCTAGAGCAATCTCTAATTGACAATCGGAACAAGTTCTTGTCCCTCGACAGGACTGTCTACAGCCATATCCATTGTTCCATTACATATTGGATCAAACAGTGAAAGCATCAAGAGATGCGTTGTTTAATTATAATGTCTAATATCATATTGTTTACGCTTTGCCCGCTACCTCCTCGATTTGTTTCAGCCACGCCGTACGCGTCGCCTCGTCGGAGCTCGGCACGGACTCGAAAAATACATGGTGCAGTACCTCCATGCCGCAATATTCAAATATTCCTTTGTCAGATGTCAACATTAAAGCTTTGTCCATACCGCTAGCTGCATATTGGGCATGTGATTTCCCTTGTGTGTTAATAATTACAGCTTTTTTACCTTTTAGCATTCCCAATTGCTCGCCACTCACGTAACGATAGGCAAACCCGTAAGTAAAAACCCGCTCTATATAGCCTTTGACGATTGCTGGCAGTCCGGTCCACCAGATCGGATAGATGAAGATAATCACCTCAGCCCATTTCAGATACTCCTGCTCCTGCTCAATGTCTTCACCTACGCCGCCTAGTATCTCGCTGCTGCTAATGACAGGCTGGAACTCCATAGCGTATAAATCGCGGACGATGATCTCGTGTCCTTTTTGACGGAGGCTTCGAACGGTAGTTTCCAAAATAGCATGGTTAAAGCTTTCTTTTCTCGGATGGGCATACACGATCAAATGATTCATAGAGATATCTCCTCTCATTTTGTGTTTCATATTGTTATGTTATTGATTGATCAATTACAATTACTGAAAACTAGCGCATGCCTCGACCAGAACATAGTTAATACCGCCTGATCCAAGACATGACAGACAAGCCTTTCCTCCCCGCAAGTATCGTCTGGTCTCTTAAAAAACCAGTAAATCAGTCAGTGAGATATAGACACGACACGCACCTCAAGATAAGTCACTTGGCTGTTATTTGAATATAGATGTTTAGTAATTGATCAATCACTAACATGGTCATTATTGTATGTCTTCTTTCTCTGAAATGCAACTGATATTTCGTAATTATTCATATGTAATTTCATAACTCAATAGTTTGAGGCTCTCTTGTAAATGAATAATCTTGTCGTGATTTCACATTCGACGTTCAACCCACTGCCTTCAATTAATCACTTGAATTAACTGAAGTAATGGACTTTCCCCATGTCTTAAAGAATCGATGATAGTGGATAATTTTTTCCCTGTTCAGTTAGGGAATATTCTACTTTTGGTGGCACAGTGTCATCCACCAGGAGGAATAAAATCGGCATCATTCTTTGACAGTATCATGTCAGTACTTTTTTACCCGGTCTGTATCTACGTTATATGTACTATTTGGAAATGTATGTTAAGTCAAATACAATTATCTAAAAATACAAAGTCGCTAATTTAGCGACTTTGTATTTGGCATCATCAAATTTTGATGTTACGGGTGAAAGTGTAGAACCTATGATTGGATCATAAAATGTAGGAAACGGCGAGAAGAGGTACGCCCCGGTCATCCGCTGCCTATGCAGCCGTGCGTGTCATTCTCGCCTTTTTCTATGCTTCCCATGGCAAACCGCCATGTGAGGTTCAACTGAGACAGACACTAGATTTAAAAAAAGTCGAGTTAGGGTTACATTTGTCCCTAAACTCGACTTTTTTTGCTTTTTAGTTGCCACTTCGGCAAATTGTTGGCGAGCGCAAGCCACGCGACCACAAGACTTACTAATATATCGATTATTACAATAACATTAAGGCAAAACTAAAAGGCATGAGCCCGGTACAGTACCGAACTGATGCCAAATAAATCACCAAATGATATACCTGTCTAACTTCATGGGGTTACTTCACAATTGATCCAAGTATCACTCAAGAAATTATATTCCCCTCAAAAGAACCCATCATTATTACATCTAGGATAGGTCATTACAAAAAAAATCAGCCCCTAAAGAGAACCAATTTCTGTTAGCTGAATAAAGCGAGGTTCTCTATCTCACTGATTAGATTCAGAAAACCGAATCGAATAGATTAAATCTGTTGACGGATCAAATTGGATAGATACATACAATCCGAACTCATTACCTTCTTTGTTTCTGAGCCATAGTTTGAACTTCTCTTCTGATTTTTTTGGAGTTAATTCGATACGACCAATATGCTTATAGTCAATTATGTCCGCTTTAAATCGTTTTTGTGTTTCGTTCACTGCAATTGCACCCCATTTTGCATATTCAGGCTCAGCTTCCACTGAAACATTGAAAGCAATAACAATAAAAACAGCTACTGAGAAAATCAACAATCTCTTCATAACATGCATCCTTATCGAAAGTTTTCTTCTTAATATTCCATACACTATTTAGAGATATTCATCCTTAAACTGAGCCTTAATAGACAGCAAATGAGAAATAACATTGAAGCATCAACTAGGTTTTTTCTGACCGCCAACAAAATGCGAAAAAACGTACGTTAAGCGAAAATTTATTCAAACAAGCCGAATAATCCGTACACTAAGGAGAATCCGGCTTGTTTTTATCTCTTCGTCGGTGCACGACTCCAGAAGGCCCATTGTCTTACTCATATCTCTCGTAAATGCGTTGCAAATGTCATTCGAGTCATCTTGTTCTTATTCTTCAATTGACAATTGTTTGAGTGGGCGTAATCCTTTTAACGATGCGATTTATTTTATATTCAATCAGCAATATATAGCGAAACGGTTTAGTTCGTCAGCAGCCAGACTCGAAATTCAGATCAAAAAAAGTTAATATTGGTACTTTTTTACCATATGATTAAATGTAATATATATCTAAAATATGAATTAATACGAAAATATTACAGAAGAATTTGTGTTGCTAGGATTAAAAAACTGTTCAGCCTGTTACGTTCTTATTTGATAGACAGCACAAATAGAGGCACTCCGTTACGGAACTACCTCTACGGAAACAGGAATGTACAGACATGTAATTTTAAAAAGGTAACTATCTATAGGCGGAATAGTTACAAATAAATTTAATAAGGAGTGCTTGATCGTGAATCTTAAGTCCGTTTTCAAAGGAGTAGTATCAACTGCTCTGGCAGTATGTCTAATTGCTGGAACTAGTATTATACCTGCTTTTGCGGAGTCGACTGAAAGTTCGTCGAAAGATTATGCAACTAAAAGTGGAGTAATAAAACCTTTTCTTACAAGTGGAAGTCGTTCAGGAACTGAATTTCAGGCTAAATACCCATTAAAAAAGAGTAATGGGGCAAAAGTAAACTTCTGGATTAAAAATACTGGGAAGGTAAGTGTAAAAATCACAATAAATGGAGATCAGAAAAGAACTCTCGCACCAGGTAAAAGTGGCCACATTAGTGCTCCAGTTGGTTCCTTAAGTAGCGAATATAAATTTAAAGCTGTACCAACGCCTAATGGTGGTGAAATTAGTATAGACTATCGTATTGCTCAAAGAGATTAAATTTGATGCTTGAAGATATTTTTTAGTTTTTTATAAGG
Encoded proteins:
- a CDS encoding RNA polymerase sigma factor — its product is MWTDGPKIQLRGDRLKPYLAVTARNHTLNALRKKSEYLEEALEHDYIVYPSAEELAMIRRERDEINDLVRNLGEPDREIFIRRYFYLEKVRDIALRLGMQEKAVTARIHRAREKLRINLETRGP
- a CDS encoding TetR/AcrR family transcriptional regulator produces the protein MATKARNIRMTQTKQSLINAFFNLASKKDFEKITIADITRGAQVNRATFYAHFNDKYDLIDFIMGDFASASIEKHTSGVVKFDLDSIHQLILAVSDFYQQPNIECRSSYGGLVLPQMKEKILNELKAYLSKSLEQMYTDNEKNMFVSIFAQIIHEGALQMTLGNHTMKKEEVANKISLFVVNGSQSFEGALR
- a CDS encoding SDR family NAD(P)-dependent oxidoreductase — its product is MKTIVIVGAGLGLGLSLGKKFGKNGFRVVAIARNPEKLAIFESELRKLNIETQSFVADITDLAALKQAIQAAKKEFGSIDVLEFSPYAREDKFTHVLETTPQSVLDIMKSYLLAGVLSVNEVLPDMINNGSGAILFTTGVSTIFPIPYAGNAGIVGAGIRNYAANLHNALKEKGVFVGHLSIGAMIQPGTAGDPDVIAEAWYNFYEKKDHFEEIFPPGLDPTKILGEN
- a CDS encoding NAD(P)H-dependent oxidoreductase, with translation MNHLIVYAHPRKESFNHAILETTVRSLRQKGHEIIVRDLYAMEFQPVISSSEILGGVGEDIEQEQEYLKWAEVIIFIYPIWWTGLPAIVKGYIERVFTYGFAYRYVSGEQLGMLKGKKAVIINTQGKSHAQYAASGMDKALMLTSDKGIFEYCGMEVLHHVFFESVPSSDEATRTAWLKQIEEVAGKA
- a CDS encoding DUF3889 domain-containing protein, producing the protein MKRLLIFSVAVFIVIAFNVSVEAEPEYAKWGAIAVNETQKRFKADIIDYKHIGRIELTPKKSEEKFKLWLRNKEGNEFGLYVSIQFDPSTDLIYSIRFSESNQ